From one Mycolicibacterium sp. HK-90 genomic stretch:
- a CDS encoding CsbD family protein: MSVGKKIAHKAESAKGTVKKLFGRAIGNTRLRTEGRADQFKGNTKQAGAKVKDAFKH; the protein is encoded by the coding sequence ATGAGCGTCGGTAAGAAGATCGCCCACAAGGCCGAATCCGCCAAGGGCACGGTGAAAAAGCTCTTCGGTCGCGCCATCGGCAACACCCGCCTGCGTACTGAAGGACGCGCCGATCAGTTCAAGGGCAACACCAAACAGGCCGGCGCCAAGGTCAAAGACGCCTTCAAACACTGA
- a CDS encoding DUF6131 family protein, with amino-acid sequence MIVLGIILIVLGLLLPSLVPTFAFAHIVLVVGVILLVVGLLMMLMGRMGHAVGGRRHYY; translated from the coding sequence ATGATCGTCCTCGGAATCATCCTCATCGTTCTGGGGCTCCTGCTTCCCAGCCTCGTCCCCACGTTCGCGTTCGCCCACATAGTTTTGGTCGTCGGAGTCATCCTGCTGGTCGTCGGCCTGCTCATGATGCTCATGGGACGGATGGGTCACGCTGTCGGCGGCCGCCGCCACTACTACTGA
- a CDS encoding DUF6131 family protein — MVLGLLLPSLATTFAFAHIVLVVGVILLVVGLLMMLMGRTGHAIGGRRHYY; from the coding sequence ATCGTTCTGGGGCTCCTCCTTCCCAGCCTTGCCACCACATTCGCGTTCGCCCATATTGTCTTGGTCGTCGGCGTCATCCTGCTGGTCGTTGGCCTGCTCATGATGCTGATGGGGCGGACGGGTCACGCCATCGGCGGCCGGCGTCACTACTACTGA